Below is a window of Candidatus Viadribacter manganicus DNA.
GCATCGGCGCCGCGACCATGGCGAGCGCAAACAAGATACGTTTCATTCTCATCTCCTTCAGAACCAAAAGCGGATGCCGGCGCGCACGGATTGGCTGCGGACATCCTCGCCATTCGAGCGGGCGATGGACGCTGTCTCGCCGAGTGCGCTTTCCCAGACGAAATCCAGATAGGGTGCGAACTTGCGCGTGATTTCATAGCGGACTTGGAGGCCCAGTTGCGCATCCGAGAGACCTGCGCCGATGTCGCGCTTGGGAATGTCCTGCGCATAGGCGTTGAGTTCGACGTGCGGCTCAGCGATGAGGCGCTGTGTGAGGTGGAGGTCGAAAGCTTGGTGGAGGCGGGCGCTAAGATCGCCTTCCTCGCTTAGGAACGCTGTGGCCTCGGTGTCGAACCGATAAGGTGCAAGGCCCTGAATGCCTATTGCCAAGTAAGTCGTGGTGTCGGGTTGAAGATCGACGCGCACGCCGGCCTGCAGATCCCAGAAATCGGAGATGTTGCGGCTCCAGAGTGCTTGCACTTCAGCGCCGTGTACATCGCCGTCTTCGATCTCGCCTTCGGTTTTGAACCAAATCCGATTGGTGTCGCCGCCGATCCAGGCTTCGCCGGCCCATGTGAAAATGTCAGCGCCGTCGATCTCAGCGCCGTCCACTTCGCCGCGCACCATATGGAATGTTTGCTCATCCATCGCCTGCGCTGCGTTCGCGCCTGCAAGCGATAAGCCTAGCGCTAGAATGAGAGGCTTCATTGGTGGCCTCCATGCGCATTGGCGTTGTCGTATGCGGCGGGTTGGCCATCGCTGCGTGCGACGACGACACGGCTCATCATGCCGGCGTTCATGTGATAGAGAAGATGGCAGTGGAACGCCCATTCGCCTGGCTGATCGGCGGTGAGCAGCACCGAGTAGGTTTGACCGGGGGCGACCGAGACGATGTGTTTGTCGGGCAGCCGCTCAGTTGGCATGCCATTCTCAAGTTGAACAAACATGCCGTGTAGGTGCATCGGGTGCGCCATCATCGTCTCATTGATGAAGGTGAGACGCGCGCGCTCGCCGAAGGCGAGGTTGATCGGCGGGGCATCTTCCATGCTTTGGCCGTTAATTGTCCAGTTGTAACGCTCCATGTTGCCGCCGAGACGAACAATGATTTCGCGCTCTGCGGGGCGCGTATCTCGTTGCGGCGTTGCTGAGGCGAGATCGGCGTATGTAAGCACGCGCGCATCTGCCGGAAACTCCGAGCCCCACCCATAAGGCCGGCCCGATCCATCGACACCGCCATTGGCGCCGAGACCGGAACTGATGTCGTGACCTTGATGGCTATCGGCGCTTTGGCCCATAGCGCTGTGATCCATTTGGCCCATCTGGCTATGATCCATGGCGCCGTGATCCGCACCGTGGTCCATTCGGCTATGATCCATCGGCATATCGGCGGACGCATCGCCATGCGACATGCCCATATCGGCCATGGTCAAAATGGCGCGCGGCCGCATCTTCGGGATTGCGGCCTCCATGCCGAGACGCGGCGCCAGAGTGCCGCGTGCATAGCCGCTGCGATCCATCGATTCAGCGAAGATGGTGTATGCAGCGTCCTCGCGCGGTTCGACAATGATATCGTAGGTTTCGGCGACCGCGATGCGAAGCTCATCGACTTCTACGGGTTCGACGTCGCGGCCATCGGCGGCAACAACGGTGAGTTTCAGCCCAGGAATGCGGAAGTCGAAATACGTCATCGCCGAGCCATTGATGAGGCGCAGGCGCACGCGTTCATTTGGGCGGAAGAGAAAGGATGTGTTGTCTGTAGCTGGATGGCCGTTGAGCAGGAACGTGTAGTTGGTCACATCCGCAATGTCGGTGGGGTCCATCCGCATTTGGCCCCACGCCAGACGATCTTGAAGTGCTGCGCCAAAGCCGAAGGTTCGTGCGTCGCGGAAGAAGTCGCCGATCGTGCGGTGATAGTTGTTGTAATAGCCAGAATCCACCTTGAGGTTGTTCAAGATGCGATCGGGATGTTCGCTGGTGAAGTCCGAGAGGAGGACAACGTAGTCGCGATCGGGTGGGTTGGTCTCGGCAGTCGCTGGCTCGATGATGAGCGGCGCGTAGAGTCCCATTTGCTCCTGGCCTCCCGAGTGTGAATGGTACCAGTACGTGCCGTGCTGACGGATGGTGAAGTGATAGGTGAAAGAGCGACCAGGCTGGATGGCTTGGAAGCCGGAGAAGCCCGGAGAACCGTCCATTTCTGCGGGCACGAAGAGCCCGTGCCAATGCAGCGAGGTTGGCGCGTCGCTATCATTGCGAACGTGGATCACAGCCTCTAAGCCTTCGGTGAAGCGCAGAGTTGGTCCCGGCAGTTGACCGTTTATCATCATGCCGTCGGTGACGCGTCCGGCGATTTCGATGCGCGCGTCGTCGATGACGAGATCGTATTCGCGGGCTAGGGCGGGCGTTGCCGCCGCGAAGACCGCCAGAAATCCGATGAAGGGAAGAGGACGCATGCGAGGTTGGGCTCAGTTTCCAGACTGTGTGAGAAATACGCGCGGCGGCCGCGTTTCCCTCATGGTGAAGAAGCACGGTCGCCGCAGGGTGTGCACCTATCCTACGATAGGAAGGTCAACAGGTTATTTGCTCTCAAGCGCCTGGCTGATGGCGAGCTTGGCCCGGTAGATGCGCACTTCTACGGCCTTGGCGGTAATCCCGAGGGTTTCGCCGATGGCGCGATGAGACAGATTCTCGGTCAGCGAGAGGAGCAGCGGCTCTTTGAGATTCGGCGGCAAGGCGGCGATGGCCGTGTCGAGGCGCGCTAGATCTTCGTCTTGATCGGTCGGCGCCTGTTCGATCGCCGCCACATCAAAGCCGGGCTGGTGAATGTCTTCGGCACTATAGAAGAATTGGCGCACGGCCCGTCTGCGGCGCCAATCGCGGCACTTGTTGATGGCAATGCGCTTTAGCCAGACGCCGAAGGATCGGCGTTGATCGAAGCGCGAGAGCGCGTGCCAAGCGGCGACGAAAGCCTCCTGCACGAGATCGTAGGCTTCACCAGCATCGCCGGTGTAGCCACGAATGAAGCGATAGAGGCTATCTTTGTGTTTCCGCATCAATTGCCCGAACGCCCGTTCATCGCCGGCCAGGACGGCCGCCACGAGCGCTGCGTCGTCGCGCTCGTCGGGGGTTGTCATTGTTGTTCTGCGGTAAGCGCGTCGACGACGGTGGTGTCGAATATCGCCTGCTGCTCAGCCGTCAGCACCTCGCGCATCGCGAAGACATGGCGGATCGTTTCGGACTGAAGCTCACCCATGGCGTGATGGAAGCGCGCGACGGCCGCCGTCACACGGGGTCCGTAACCGTGCTCTTCGCGGATTGCGGCGGCAAGCTCCGCGTTCGCGGCTTGCATTTCTGCTTCCTGGGCGCGGCGGCGTGTTGCGAACTCGGATTCAATGATTTCAATGCGCTCGATTTGCTCTTGGGTGAGATCAAGGCGCTCGTGAACGACGTCGTGTAGGCCAGGGCGTGCGTGGTGCAGCGCGTGCATACCGGTCATCCCGACCCATACGCCGCCAACGCCGGCAGCGAATGCAACGGCTGCGGTGATCGCGAGCCCACGCCAAGAGAGATTCACGGACCACCTTCGAGAAGTGTTGACGGCGCGTAGGCCGAGTGCATCGCGAAGGGGGAGACTTCAGGCTTTTGAGTGGCGCTCGCGGCGCCTCCGGCGACGATCCCGATAGCGAGTACGGAAGCCACTAGGGCGGCGCGAAAACCGAGGACGCCAGATAGGCCAGATAGGCCAGATAGGCCAGATAGGGATGTGCGATCCCGCGCGCTGAGCCGGGCCCAGACGTGCGCCTCCAATTGATTGAGTTCGCCTGGGAGGGTGCGCCCGGACCACGCGGCGAGCAGGTTATCAAGATTGGACATGGGCTCCTCGAGACTGCGCCTCGCAGCATTGATTACGCACGCTGGTTTGATTTCCCTCAAGGCCATGAACGTGAGCGAGGGGTTTTTGACGCAGATGCGTATCTTGGGTAGGCGCGGCGCTGGATTGCGCAGGCTGGCAGGAGGATCTCGAATGCGTTCTGGAATGATTGCGTTAGCGCTTTTGTCAGCCGCAGCCTTGGGCGGGTGCGCCACGGCTCACGGCATGGGGCATGGCATGGAGCGTGGAAGCATGAGCCATGAAGAGATGATGCGACACTGCCAGATGATGGAGCAGCATCAGGCGCAGGGCGGTCATAATCCGGCCGAGCACGATCCGGCCCAGCATGGCGGCATGACCCACGAGCAGATGATGCAGCATTGCGCCGAGATGCGCGCGCACCATTCGCCCAGCGAGACACCCGCCGCGCCGCACGCGCACTAGGCGCGCTTGCGCCGGGCAGGGCCAAGCTTCCTGGGCTTGGCCAGATCGTCCAAGATCGGGCAGTCGGAGCGTTCGTCGCCGTGACAATTTTGCGCCAAGCCGCGCAGTGTCTTTATGATCGAACGCATTTCGCGAATGCGGTGTTCAAGATCGGCGACGTGCGCTTCGGCGAGTTTCTTCACTTCTCGCGAAGGTCTCTTCTTGTCGCTCCAAAGCGCCAGCAGGGCTGAAACCTCTTCCAGCGAAAAGCCGAGGTCGCGCGTGCGCCTGACGAACTGCAGCACGGCCACGTCAGCGTCGCCATAGTCGCGATACCCGTTTGCTCGGCGCGCGGCGGAAGCCAGCAGGCCGACGCCCTCATAATAGCGGATCATTTTGGCCGTAACGCCGGACTTCTCTGAGGCCTGACCTATGTTCATGAGGGGCGTTCAATTTTCTCTGTTGACCTTCCCATTGTGGGAAGGTGCACGCTGAGTTTCAAGCGAAGAACCCAACACCTTGGAACAGTAAAATGCACGAGCACCAAACCAACGATTCTGCGGTGGGCGGCCAGAAATTTCGAGACCCCGTCTGTGGCATGGAGGTTGGCGCCGATACGCCGCATCGTCTTACGCACGATGGCGCCGAGGTGTTGTTTTGCAGTGCTCATTGCAAAGCGAAGTTTGCGGCGGCGCCGCAGAAATATGTGAAGGCGGCGCCGGTGAGTTCGCGCTGTTCGGCGCATAAGCCGGGTGACGGTCATGGCGCCGGTCATGGGCATCATCATGTGACGGCGCCGGTCGATGCGCCCAAGGGTGTGAACTGGACGTGTCCGATGCACCCCGAGATCGTGCGCGACGGTCCAGGATCTTGTCCCGTCTGCGGCATGGCGTTGGAGCCGATGACGCCGAGCGCCGATAGCGGTCCAAATCCGGAATTGGCCGATATGACCAAGCGCTTTTGGATCGGCGCTGCGCTCGCGCTACCGGTGCTTGTGCTGGAAATGGGGCGGCATTTGCTTGGCATCGATCGGCTCGTGCCGCCAAGTTGGAATCCGTGGCTTCAATTTGTGTTGGCGACACCGGTCGTTGTCTGGGCGGGCTTTCCGTTCTTTGAGCGCTTTTATCAATCGCTGAAGACCCGCAATCTCAACATGTTTACGCTGATCGCGTTGGGTGCCGGAGTGGCGTGGACATATAGTGCCGTGGCGCTGCTGGCGCCTGGCCTCTTTCCGCCTGAGTTTCGCGATCATTATGGCCTGGTGGCAGTCTACTTTGAGGCGGCCGCGGTCATCACGGTATTGGTTCTGCTTGGCCAAGTGCTTGAATTGCGGGCGCGCGAGCAAACTGGCGGCGCTATTCGCGCGCTGCTTGATCTCACACCGAAGATGGCTCGCCGCATCAAGAATGGCGCCGAAGCAGAAGTGCCGCTTGATCAAATCGTCGTTGGCGATCGCCTTCGTGTTCGCCCCGGTGAGAAAATTCCGGTGGATGCCATCGTTCGGGAAGGACGCTCGACGATCGATGAATCGATGGTCACTGGCGAATCCATGCCCGTAACAAGGGCGCCTGGCGCGCGGGTCATTGGCGGCACGCTCAATCGCACTGGCGCCTTGGTCATTGAAGCAGATCGCATTGGGGCCGACACGATGCTTTCTCGCATTGTGCACATGGTCGCGGCCGCGCAGCGTTCGCGTGCGCCAATTCAGCGGCTGGCCGACAAGGTTTCGAGCTGGTTTGTGCCGGCAATTATTGGCATCGCCGTTGTGACCTTGATCGCGTGGTGGCTATTTGGACCCTCGCCGGCGTTCTCCTACGGTCTTATCGCCGCCGTTTCGGTGCTGATCATCGCGTGTCCGTGTGCGCTGGGCCTTGCAACGCCGATGTCGATCATGGCCGGCGTCGGTCGCGGTGCGCGCGCCGGTGTGCTGATCAAGAACGCTGAGGCGCTCGAACGATTCGAAAAGGTGGACACACTCGTCCTCGACAAGACAGGCACGCTGACCGAGGGCAAACCTGCCGTCATCACCATTCAGATGTCGGCCAATCACAATGAAGCTGATGTCTTGCACCTTGCTGCAAGTCTTGAGAACCAAAGCGAACACCCCCTTGCACAAGCGATCGTCGCCGCAGCGAAGGAGCGCGGATTGGCGCTTGGTGAGGCGTCCGATTTTGACTCTCCAACTGGCAAGGGTGTGATCGGTGTCGTGGAAGGGCGTGAAATAGCGCTCGGCGCCGAGAAGTACTTAGCGGAGCTGAAGGTAGATGTTTCAGCGCTCGGCGAGAAAGCCGAACACCTTAGACGTGAAGGCGCGACCGCGATCTTTGTGAGCGTGGATGGCGTGGCGGCGGCGGTATTTGGCATTGCCGACCCCATCAAGGCGACAACGCCCGACGCGCTTGCGGCGCTCAAGGCACAAGGGCTGCGGCTGGTTATGCTGACAGGCGACAATCGCACCACGGCGGATGCGGTGGCGCGCAAGCTCGGCATCGATGTGGTCGAGGCGGAGGTGCTTCCAGAAGACAAATCTCGTATCGTTGAGCGACTAAAGCGTGAGGGCCGCGTCGTGGCCATGGCTGGCGACGGCGTAAATGATGCTCCGGCGCTTGCGGCAGCGGATGTTGGCGTTGCGATGGGATCAGGGACTGACGTCGCCATCGAAAGCGCCGGCGTCACGCTGCTTCACGGTGATCTCACCGGCATCGTGCGTGCTCGCACGATCTCGCGCGCGACCATGAACAACATTCGTCAGAATTTGTTTTTTGCCTTTGCTTATAACGCGGCTGGCGTGCCGATTGCGGCAGGCATGCTCTATCCAATGACGGGCGAGTTGCTCTCGCCGATGGTCGCGGCCGCGGCGATGGCGCTTTCCTCCGTGTCGGTGATCGCCAATTCTCTTCGTTTAAACGCGATCAAGGTCTGAGCGATTGTGCCCGGCGCAAATCGAGCGCGACCGGCACCGATTGCGACCGTTGACGCAGCGGAAAAACGCTGTGCGGCGAGTAGGAACTCGAGGCTGTCGCGCAATCAATTCTCAGCGCACTTCGCCGCGGTGCAGGGCTCGCTTTTCGATCCTATGCAAGTAACGTGTCGTCCAAAATGGAGAACAACGTGCCTGAAGCTTGGATCATTGATGCGTGCCGCACGCCCCGAGGTATTGGCAAGGTGGGAAAAGGCGCACTGGCGGCGATCCACCCTCAGCAGCTTGCCGCGACGGTTTTGAAAGCGATTGCTGAACGCAACAATCTGCGCACCGGTGAGGTGGATGACGTCATTTGGGGGACCTCTTCACAACGTGGAAAGCAGGGCGGTGACTTGGCGCGCATGGCGTTGCTCGACGCGGGCTACGATATCCGCGCGAGCGGCGTGACGCTCGATCGCTTCTGCGGCTCGGGCATCACCACCGTAAATCTGGCCACAGCGCAGATCATGTCCGGCATGGAAGAGGTTGTCATCGCGGGCGGCACGGAGATGATGAGCTATACGGCGTCCACGGCGGACCCAAAGACGCCGTTCATGATGGACACCGGCAATCTCCGTTTGCGCGCGCGTCATCCACAATCGCACCAGGGCGTTTGCGCAGACGCGATTGCGACGTTGGATGGGATCCCGCGCACCACGCTTGATGCGCTCGCGCTTGAGAGTCAAAAGCGTGCTGGCGCCGCGCTGGAGGGCGGGCATTTCAAGAAGAGCCTTGTGCCAGTCTACCATGAAGATGGTTCACTTGCGCTCGATCATGAGGAGTTCCCGCGTCCGCAGACGACAATAGAGGGGCTCGCAGCGCTGAAGCCGGCCTTCGAGGCGTTGGCCGAGTTTCCGCTTGATGATCGCGGCACGACCTACGGCGCCTTGATCCGGCAAGTGTACCCTGACTTGAAGATCACGCACGTACACCATGCGGGCAACTCATCGGGCGTCGTCGATGGCGCAGCAGCGGTGCTGCTCGCGTCACCGGACTATGCGAGGAAGAATGGCATGAAGCCGCGCGCGCGGGTCATCGCCACGGCGAATGTCGGTGATAGTCCGACGCTCATGCTTAACGCACCGGCGCCTGCGGCGCAAAAGGCGCTTCGGAAGGCAGGGTTGACGATCGATGATATCGATCTGTTTGAGATCAACGAAGCGTTCGCGGTTGTCGCCGAGAAGTTCATTCGCGATCTCAAACTCGATCGGGACAAAGTCAACGTCAATGGCGGCGCCATGGCGCTCGGCCATCCCATCGGCGCGACGGGCTCGATCCTGATTGGGACTGTGCTCGACGAACTAGAGCGCCGTGATTTGAAGCGCGGCCTGGTCACCATGTGCGCGGCGGGTGGTATGGCGCCCGCGATCATTATCGAGCGGATGTGAACACGAAACGAGGCAACATGGCTGCGTCCGCGCCAAGCATTGAGCATCTCACCAAGTTGGCGCCGCGGCTTATGCCGGACGGCGTTGGCATCTCATCGGTGAAATTTCTGTCGGGTGGCGCAAGCCAAGAATTGTGGTCGATCGGGGTGCGCTCTCCCGTGACGGAGGCGCTGGTTGTGTTACGGCGCACGCCGGAGCAGCGCGTGCGCAGCGCGCTCGCGATCCCGATCGAGTTGGAAGCTGAACTCATCACGCTTGCACATGCCGCGGATGTGCCTTCCCCGCGCGTGCTTTATGTGTTGCGTCCAGAGGACGATCTCGGCGCGGGATTCTTCATGGAGCACGTGCCTGGCGAGGCGCTCGGACATAAGATCGTACGCGATCCAGCGTACGCAGACGTGCGGCCGCTATTGGCGCGCCAATGTGGCGAAATTCTTGCGCGCATTCACAAACTGGCCCTCCCGACGGAATTGCCGAGGTCCTCCAGTCTTGAAATTATCGACGCGCTTGATCGGCAATATCAAAGCGAAGGACGGCCCCG
It encodes the following:
- a CDS encoding acetyl-CoA C-acetyltransferase, with protein sequence MPEAWIIDACRTPRGIGKVGKGALAAIHPQQLAATVLKAIAERNNLRTGEVDDVIWGTSSQRGKQGGDLARMALLDAGYDIRASGVTLDRFCGSGITTVNLATAQIMSGMEEVVIAGGTEMMSYTASTADPKTPFMMDTGNLRLRARHPQSHQGVCADAIATLDGIPRTTLDALALESQKRAGAALEGGHFKKSLVPVYHEDGSLALDHEEFPRPQTTIEGLAALKPAFEALAEFPLDDRGTTYGALIRQVYPDLKITHVHHAGNSSGVVDGAAAVLLASPDYARKNGMKPRARVIATANVGDSPTLMLNAPAPAAQKALRKAGLTIDDIDLFEINEAFAVVAEKFIRDLKLDRDKVNVNGGAMALGHPIGATGSILIGTVLDELERRDLKRGLVTMCAAGGMAPAIIIERM
- a CDS encoding periplasmic heavy metal sensor; this encodes MNLSWRGLAITAAVAFAAGVGGVWVGMTGMHALHHARPGLHDVVHERLDLTQEQIERIEIIESEFATRRRAQEAEMQAANAELAAAIREEHGYGPRVTAAVARFHHAMGELQSETIRHVFAMREVLTAEQQAIFDTTVVDALTAEQQ
- a CDS encoding heavy metal translocating P-type ATPase — encoded protein: MHEHQTNDSAVGGQKFRDPVCGMEVGADTPHRLTHDGAEVLFCSAHCKAKFAAAPQKYVKAAPVSSRCSAHKPGDGHGAGHGHHHVTAPVDAPKGVNWTCPMHPEIVRDGPGSCPVCGMALEPMTPSADSGPNPELADMTKRFWIGAALALPVLVLEMGRHLLGIDRLVPPSWNPWLQFVLATPVVVWAGFPFFERFYQSLKTRNLNMFTLIALGAGVAWTYSAVALLAPGLFPPEFRDHYGLVAVYFEAAAVITVLVLLGQVLELRAREQTGGAIRALLDLTPKMARRIKNGAEAEVPLDQIVVGDRLRVRPGEKIPVDAIVREGRSTIDESMVTGESMPVTRAPGARVIGGTLNRTGALVIEADRIGADTMLSRIVHMVAAAQRSRAPIQRLADKVSSWFVPAIIGIAVVTLIAWWLFGPSPAFSYGLIAAVSVLIIACPCALGLATPMSIMAGVGRGARAGVLIKNAEALERFEKVDTLVLDKTGTLTEGKPAVITIQMSANHNEADVLHLAASLENQSEHPLAQAIVAAAKERGLALGEASDFDSPTGKGVIGVVEGREIALGAEKYLAELKVDVSALGEKAEHLRREGATAIFVSVDGVAAAVFGIADPIKATTPDALAALKAQGLRLVMLTGDNRTTADAVARKLGIDVVEAEVLPEDKSRIVERLKREGRVVAMAGDGVNDAPALAAADVGVAMGSGTDVAIESAGVTLLHGDLTGIVRARTISRATMNNIRQNLFFAFAYNAAGVPIAAGMLYPMTGELLSPMVAAAAMALSSVSVIANSLRLNAIKV
- a CDS encoding copper resistance system multicopper oxidase, which codes for MRPLPFIGFLAVFAAATPALAREYDLVIDDARIEIAGRVTDGMMINGQLPGPTLRFTEGLEAVIHVRNDSDAPTSLHWHGLFVPAEMDGSPGFSGFQAIQPGRSFTYHFTIRQHGTYWYHSHSGGQEQMGLYAPLIIEPATAETNPPDRDYVVLLSDFTSEHPDRILNNLKVDSGYYNNYHRTIGDFFRDARTFGFGAALQDRLAWGQMRMDPTDIADVTNYTFLLNGHPATDNTSFLFRPNERVRLRLINGSAMTYFDFRIPGLKLTVVAADGRDVEPVEVDELRIAVAETYDIIVEPREDAAYTIFAESMDRSGYARGTLAPRLGMEAAIPKMRPRAILTMADMGMSHGDASADMPMDHSRMDHGADHGAMDHSQMGQMDHSAMGQSADSHQGHDISSGLGANGGVDGSGRPYGWGSEFPADARVLTYADLASATPQRDTRPAEREIIVRLGGNMERYNWTINGQSMEDAPPINLAFGERARLTFINETMMAHPMHLHGMFVQLENGMPTERLPDKHIVSVAPGQTYSVLLTADQPGEWAFHCHLLYHMNAGMMSRVVVARSDGQPAAYDNANAHGGHQ
- a CDS encoding RNA polymerase sigma factor, which produces MTTPDERDDAALVAAVLAGDERAFGQLMRKHKDSLYRFIRGYTGDAGEAYDLVQEAFVAAWHALSRFDQRRSFGVWLKRIAINKCRDWRRRRAVRQFFYSAEDIHQPGFDVAAIEQAPTDQDEDLARLDTAIAALPPNLKEPLLLSLTENLSHRAIGETLGITAKAVEVRIYRAKLAISQALESK
- a CDS encoding copper resistance protein B, whose product is MKPLILALGLSLAGANAAQAMDEQTFHMVRGEVDGAEIDGADIFTWAGEAWIGGDTNRIWFKTEGEIEDGDVHGAEVQALWSRNISDFWDLQAGVRVDLQPDTTTYLAIGIQGLAPYRFDTEATAFLSEEGDLSARLHQAFDLHLTQRLIAEPHVELNAYAQDIPKRDIGAGLSDAQLGLQVRYEITRKFAPYLDFVWESALGETASIARSNGEDVRSQSVRAGIRFWF
- the cueR gene encoding Cu(I)-responsive transcriptional regulator, with amino-acid sequence MNIGQASEKSGVTAKMIRYYEGVGLLASAARRANGYRDYGDADVAVLQFVRRTRDLGFSLEEVSALLALWSDKKRPSREVKKLAEAHVADLEHRIREMRSIIKTLRGLAQNCHGDERSDCPILDDLAKPRKLGPARRKRA
- a CDS encoding phosphotransferase family protein, with translation MAASAPSIEHLTKLAPRLMPDGVGISSVKFLSGGASQELWSIGVRSPVTEALVVLRRTPEQRVRSALAIPIELEAELITLAHAADVPSPRVLYVLRPEDDLGAGFFMEHVPGEALGHKIVRDPAYADVRPLLARQCGEILARIHKLALPTELPRSSSLEIIDALDRQYQSEGRPRPVFELSLRWLRDNAAKVAEPRMVHGDFRTGNLLIDRTGVRAVLDWELAHAGDPMEDLGWICVNSWRFGEIDNPVGGFGAREELYAGYERAGGASFDRRSAHFWEVLGTLRWGVICTMSGVALREGAAVGLERAMIARRTSETELDLLNLLEA